The following proteins are encoded in a genomic region of Bradyrhizobium sp. SK17:
- the murD gene encoding UDP-N-acetylmuramoyl-L-alanine--D-glutamate ligase, which translates to MIPVTSFAGKTVAVFGLGGSGLASCHALKAGGAEVIAADDNADNVARAAQAGFTTADLRTVSWVNFAALILTPGAPLTHPAPHWSVLKAREVGCEVIGDVELFCRERRRHAPNAPFVAITGTNGKSTTTALIAHLMKVAGYDTQMGGNIGTAILSLEPPRMGRVHVIEMSSYQIDLAPSLDPSVGILINISEDHIDRHGTLEHYAAVKERLVAGVQQGGTAITGVDDIWCRNIADRLDRAGKRVVRISVKNPLPDGLYVEHETIVRAQGAARSEIARLGGIGSLRGLHNAQNAACAAACALAMGIATDVLQNGLRSFPGLAHRMEQVGRRGHVLFVNDSKGTNADAAAHALSSFADIYWIAGGKPKAGGITGLSEYFPRIRKAYLIGEAAAEFSGTLGERVPHEMSGTLDVAIASAARDAEASGLAEAVVLLSPACASFDQYRNFEIRGTAFRDIVQALPGVKPVV; encoded by the coding sequence ATGATCCCGGTCACCTCCTTCGCTGGCAAGACGGTCGCGGTGTTCGGGCTCGGCGGCTCCGGCCTCGCGAGCTGCCATGCGCTGAAGGCCGGCGGCGCGGAAGTAATCGCAGCCGACGACAATGCGGATAATGTCGCCAGGGCGGCGCAGGCCGGCTTCACCACCGCCGACCTGCGTACCGTGTCATGGGTGAATTTCGCCGCGCTGATCCTGACTCCGGGCGCGCCACTGACCCATCCGGCGCCGCACTGGAGCGTGCTGAAAGCGCGCGAGGTGGGATGCGAGGTGATCGGCGACGTCGAACTGTTCTGCCGCGAGCGGCGCCGTCACGCGCCGAACGCGCCGTTCGTCGCCATCACCGGCACCAACGGCAAGTCGACCACGACGGCCTTGATCGCGCATCTGATGAAGGTGGCCGGCTACGACACCCAGATGGGCGGCAATATCGGCACCGCGATCCTGTCGCTGGAGCCGCCGCGGATGGGCCGGGTCCACGTCATCGAGATGTCGTCCTACCAGATCGACCTTGCGCCGTCGCTCGATCCCTCGGTCGGCATCCTGATCAACATCAGCGAGGATCACATCGATCGCCACGGCACGCTGGAGCATTACGCGGCCGTCAAGGAGCGGCTGGTCGCGGGCGTCCAGCAGGGCGGCACTGCGATCACCGGCGTCGACGACATCTGGTGCCGCAACATCGCCGACCGGTTGGATCGCGCCGGCAAGCGCGTGGTGCGCATCTCCGTGAAGAACCCGCTGCCGGACGGTCTCTATGTCGAGCACGAGACGATCGTGCGCGCACAGGGCGCGGCGCGCAGCGAGATCGCGCGTCTCGGCGGCATCGGCTCGTTGCGCGGCCTGCACAATGCGCAGAATGCTGCCTGCGCCGCGGCCTGCGCGCTGGCGATGGGCATCGCCACCGACGTGTTGCAGAACGGCCTGCGCAGCTTCCCGGGCCTGGCGCATCGCATGGAGCAGGTCGGCCGTCGTGGCCACGTGCTGTTCGTCAACGACTCCAAGGGCACCAACGCGGACGCGGCCGCGCATGCGCTGTCGTCGTTTGCCGACATCTACTGGATCGCCGGCGGCAAGCCGAAGGCCGGCGGCATCACCGGCCTATCGGAATATTTCCCGCGTATCCGCAAGGCCTATCTGATCGGCGAGGCGGCGGCTGAATTCTCCGGCACGCTCGGCGAGCGCGTCCCGCATGAGATGTCCGGCACGCTCGACGTCGCGATCGCCAGCGCCGCGCGCGATGCCGAAGCATCGGGGCTCGCGGAAGCCGTCGTGCTGCTGTCACCGGCCTGCGCCTCGTTCGACCAGTACCGCAATTTCGAAATCCGCGGCACCGCCTTCCGCGACATCGTCCAGGCGCTGCCCGGCGTCAAGCCGGTGGTGTGA